One region of Miscanthus floridulus cultivar M001 chromosome 19, ASM1932011v1, whole genome shotgun sequence genomic DNA includes:
- the LOC136528911 gene encoding pentatricopeptide repeat-containing protein At5g61370, mitochondrial-like, giving the protein MNRLASWRFTGGLTRNALPPRGRPIGRALCPGAPQDGEMEAAVRDVVCFGSGSLDEVGSRLDRLGVAVSPHLVGRVIDSCGETGGCFGRRLLRFLAWCRSKHPGALGEEALNRAIGALARAGDLTAMRIAITDAEKDGRRMAPETFSTVVDALVKAGREDEAVRLFRGLERQRLLPERGGSVGGDGVWSSSLAMVQALCKRGHARKAQGVVWHHKSELSAEPMVSIVERSLLHGWCIHGNAKEARKVLNEMKSSGAPLGLPSFNDFLHCVCHRNLKFNPSALVPEAMDILTEMRSCGVPPAASSFNILLSCLGRARRVKEAYRILYLMTEGKAGCSPDWVSYFLVVRVLYLTGRIVRGKRLVDAMLETGVLPTAKFFHSLIGVLFGTEEVDHALDMFKLMKRCEFVDARIYDLLIEKLCRIGRFEIGRELWDEATKSGLVLECSQDLLDPLKTEVFRPVCPAQRLSPQNYKLLARKKFLFLLHLLQLCFKWLLGFMDTSQEQEQDFGVLLKQGAEGRVFASTFVGRKCVIKERFSKKYRHPLLDSKLTLKRLNAEARCMTKARRLGVPTPVLYAVDPLLHTLTFEYVDGLSVKDILLGFGSDGVNEERLNDIATQIGNAVGKLHDGGLVHGDLTTSNMIIKNSNNQLVLIDFGLSFTSTIPEDKAVDLYVLERALISMHSSCGDVMEKILAAYRKASKQWCSTQNKLAQVRQRGRKRTMVG; this is encoded by the exons ATGAACAGATTGGCGTCGTGGAGATTCACGGGGGGGCTTACTCGAAACGCCCTTCCTCCGCGCGGCCGCCCAATCGGCCGCGCTCTGTGCCCCGGCGCGCCGCAGGACGGCGAGATGGAGGCCGCGGTGCGAGACGTCGTGTGCTTCGGGTCCGGGAGCCTCGACGAGGTGGGGAGCAGGCTGGACCGGCTGGGCGTGGCCGTCTCGCCGCACCTGGTGGGGCGCGTGATCGACTCGTGCGGCGAGACAGGTGGATGCTTCGGCAGGAGGTTGCTGCGCTTTTTGGCGTGGTGCCGGTCCAAACACCCCGGGGCGTTGGGGGAGGAGGCGCTCAACAGGGCGATTGGGGCGCTTGCGCGGGCTGGGGACCTTACTGCGATGAGAATCGCCATTACTGATGCTGAGAAGGACGGGCGGAGGATGGCTCCTGAGACATTTTCCACCGTGGTCGACGCACTTGTCAAGGCGGGGAGGGAGGATGAGGCAGTTCGCCTGTTTAGAGGCTTGGAGCGTCAGAGATTGCTGCCTGAGCGTGGGGGCAGTGTTGGAGGAGATGGCGTATGGTCGAGCAGCCTTGCCATGGTCCAGGCATTGTGTAAGAGGGGCCATGCTCGCAAGGCACAGGGTGTTGTGTGGCACCATAAGAGCGAGCTTTCGGCAGAGCCCATGGTTAGCATCGTTGAACGTAGCCTCCTCCATGGTTGGTGCATTCATGGGAACGCTAAGGAGGCCCGGAAAGTCCTCAATGAAATGAAGTCGTCAGGCGCTCCCTTGGGCTTGCCATCGTTCAACGATTTTCTCCATTGTGTGTGCCACAGAAACCTTAAGTTCAATCCCTCTGCCCTTGTTCCAGAGGCTATGGATATATTGACAGAGATGAGGTCCTGTGGTGTTCCCCCGGCTGCTTCTAGCTTCAACATATTACTTTCATGTTTAGGCCGAGCAAGAAGAGTGAAAGAAGCTTATAGAATCTTGTACTTGATGACAGAAGGAAAAGCAGGCTGCTCCCCTGATTGGGTTAGCTACTTTCTTGTGGTTAGGGTCCTCTATTTAACAGGGAGAATTGTTAGAGGGAAGAGGCTTGTAGATGCTATGCTTGAAACTGGAGTGCTTCCGACTGCTAAGTTTTTCCATAGTCTTATAGGCGTCCTTTTTGGAACAGAGGAAGTCGACCATGCTCTTGATATGTTCAAGCTTATGAAGAGGTGTGAATTTGTGGATGCTCGTATATATGACCTGCTTATAGAAAAGCTTTGTAGGATTGGTAGATTTGAAATTGGAAGAGAGCTGTGGGATGAGGCTACAAAGAGTGGTCTTGTATTAGAATGCTCACAAGATCTGCTGGATCCCTTGAAGACAGAGGTATTCAGACCAGTTTGTCCAGCACAAAGATTAAGCCCTCAGAACTATAAGCTTTTGGCCCGAAAAAAG tttctttttttacttcATCTATTGCAGCTTTGTTTCAAGTGGTTATTAGGCTTCATGGATACGTCTCAGGAGCAAGAACAAGATTTTGGCGTACTGCTGAAGCAGGGGGCAGAAGGG AGGGTATTTGCTTCGACATTTGTGGGACGAAAATGTGTAATCAAAGAGCGGTTTTCAAAAAAGTACCGACACCCATTGTTGGACTCGAAGTTGACTCTAAAGCGCTTAAATGCT GAAGCTCGGTGCATGACAAAAGCAAGAAGGCTTGGCGTTCCTACCCCAGTGCTTTATGCTGTGGATCCACTTCTGCATACTTTGACCTTTGAGTATGTGGATGGCTTGTCTGTCAAGGATATACTTCTTGGATTTGGTTCAGATGGGGTTAATGAGGAACGCCTGAATGATATTGCCACACAGATAGGGAATGCCGTCGGCAAACTACATGATGGAGGCCTTGTTCATGGTGATTTGACCACGTCAAACATGATAATTAAGAACAGTAACAATCAATTG GTTCTTATTGATTTTGGTCTGAGTTTCACATCAACAATTCCCGAGGACAAAGCGGTGGACCTATATGTGCTGGAGAGAGCTTTGATTTCCATGCATTCGTCCTGTGGGGATGTG ATGGAGAAAATCCTGGCGGCGTACAGAAAGGCTTCGAAGCAGTGGTGCTCCACCCAGAACAAGCTGGCTCAAG tgaggcaacggggcaggaaGCGCACAATGGTCGGATGA